The genomic window GGTCAGGCGGTCCACCGGGAAGCCGCCGAAGTCGCCGTCGAGCAGGCGCAGGTGGGTCATGATGCGGTCGGGCAGCAGCGCGGCGTACTGGCCGAAGTCCTTGGCGATGATCGCCCAGTCCTCGGCGGTGCCGTCTTCCATGTGGGTGAAGTGGGCGCGTGCGTTCATCGGGCTGTCCTCTTGTGATTGTTGGAGGGGGACGGCTCCAGTCTAGAAGCGCACGGCGCCGGCGGTAGTGTCCGTGCAGCGCCAGCGGGCTGTCCCGGCGGGCGCGAATGGCGTGGCATCAGCCGCGCAGATGGCCGCTCAGGGGTTCTCCGGATCGTGCCCCAGCGACTGCAGGAACAGCGAGAACAGCTCCGGCTGCGAGGAAATGTCGAGCTTGTTGTACAGGTGGCGGCGGTGGACCTTGATGGTTTCCGGCGAAATCGCCAGGCGCTCGGCCATGGCCTTGGAGGAGTAACCCCGCAGGATCAGCCGGGCGATCTCCAGTTCGCGTTCGGAGAGCACGCCGGCGCCGAAGTGGCTCAAGGCATCGCGCACCTGCACCGCCACGCCATCGCTCACACCCGGCAGCAGGCGCTGGCTGTGCTGCTGCCAGTGCTGCCGCATCAGCGCCAGCACCCAGGGGCAGAGCATCGCCAGCAGGCCCGTCTGCTCGCCATCGAACGGCCGGCGCATGCCCAGTGACAGCGACAGCGCGCCCTGGCCGGGCAGTTGCAGGATGAACTGCACCTCGTCCTCCAGCACGTTGTCGTGGAAGTAGCTGAGGAAGTATTCGCTCTGGCGGAACTGGTCCGGGGAGATCTCCTCCAGCCGGTACAGCCCGCTGGGCACGCCCTCGCGGCAGGCCTGGTAGAACGGGTCGAGCTGGTACAGGCCGTCGAGGTAGATCGCCATGGCTGCCGGGCCGGCGGTGGGTTCGGCGTCGTATTCCTCCAGCGCCACCGGCGTGCCGCTGGCCGGGTAGAACATCGCCAGGGCGTTATCGAACGGCAGCCATTGATGCAGCAGCAGGACCAGTTGCTTCCAGAAACGTGGCTGGCCGATCTGCTCGATGGCGCGGCCGAGGTTGGCGTGCATGCCGACCTCGCGGAACAGGTTGTGCATCCGTTGGCTCCCGTGGGTTCGGCGTACGGTTTCCTCCTTTTACCGTTTCGCCGTCAAGGGGGCGTAACCCCAAATGGTGATTGGCCGCCGCCGGCGCCGTGCCCAGACTGCCTCCACAGAGCGCTCCGAGCAGAGGGCGCGCCAAGGTCTTCGTTCCTGCCTCAGCCCCCAATAACAACACGAGGAAACAACGATATGAGCGCTTCCCCTGCGCCAGCGAGCGCGCTCAAGCCCAGCCTGGGCGTGCTCGATGTAGTCGCCATCACCGTCTCGGCGGTCACCCCCGCCAGCTCCGTTTTCGTCATCGCACCCTTCGCCGTCCAGCAGGCCGGCAGCGGCGCTTTCCTGGCCTTCGTCTTCGCCGGCTTCCTGGCCCTGATGTTCGCCTGGTGCTACGCCGAACTGGGCCGCGCCCACAGCTCCGCCGGCGGCGAGTACGTCTACGCCAAGCGCGTGTTCGGCGGCCTCGCCGGCTACGCCACCTTCCTCACCGTGCTGGTTTCGCTGCTGTTCATCCCGCCGGTGCTGGCGACCGGCGCGGCGACCTACCTGAACAACGCCCTGGGCACCCGCTTCGATACCCAGACCGTCGCCCTGGTGATCGTCGCCGCCAGCTACGTGCTGGGCATCCTCAACATCCGGGTGAACGCCTGGATCACCGGGGTGTTCCTGCTCTGCGAAGTAGCCGCGCTGCTGGTCATCGTGGTGCTCGGCTTCGGCCACGTCAGCCAGCCGCTGAACGTCCTGCTGCAGCCGCAGCACATCGACGGCGGGATACTGGCCGCTGCGCCCTGGGCGCTGGTGATCGGCGCCGTGGGCACTGCGCTGTTCTCCTACAACGGCTTCGGCGGCGCGGTGCTGCTGGCCGAGGACATGAAGTGCGGCGGGCGCAACGTGCACCGCGCGGTGATCTGGTCGCTGCTGCTGGTGGTGGCCATCGAGATCGTTCCGCTGACGGCGTTGCTGCTGGGCGCGCCGTCGCTCAAGGACATGATCGCCAGCCCCGACCCGGTCGGCTACCTGCTCACCGCCCATGGCAACGAAACGCTGTCGCGGCTGGTCAGCGCGGGCATCTTCCTCTCGGTGTTCAACGCCATCGTCGCCATCGTCATCCAGGTCGGCCGGGTGATCTTCAGCAGCGGCCGCGACGAGCTGTGGACGCCGCTGATGAACCGTGCCTTCACCCGCATCCATCCGCGTTGGGAGTCGCCGTGGATTGCCACGCTGTTCCTCGGCGTGCCCTCGGCGGCGCTGAGCTTCAGTTCGAACCTGGCGGAGCTGACCTCCTTCACCGTGCTGCTGCTGGTGATGGTCTACCTGGTGGTGGCGCTCTGCGCGCTGTTCAGCCGCGTGCTGCGCCGCGACCGCGAGCACCCGTACCGCATGCCGCTGTGGCCGCTGCCGGCGATGCTGGCGGTGCTCGGCGCCGGCTACCTGTTGCTCAACCTGCTACTGGACGCCTCCTCGCGGGACGTCATGATCATTGTCGGGATACTGGCCGTGTCGGTGATTCTCTACAGCACCTACGGCAAGCTCAGCCCGGCCTTCCAGAAATTGTAAGAAGGAGACAGCATGCGCGCTCGTCAACTCGGCATCACCCTCGGCCTGGGTACTCCCGGCGAGTTCAACGCCATTACCGACGTTCCCGGCGTCCGCGTCGGCCACAGCACGCTGATCGGCGAGCGCGACGGCCGCGCCGTGCGCACCGGGGTCACGGTAGTCCAGCCTCGGGCTGGCGCGGCGCGGCGGCAACCCTGCTTCGCCGGCTGCCACGTGCTCAACGGCAACGGCGACGCCACCGGGCTGGAATGGATACGCGAGGCGGGGTTGCTGACCACGCCCATCGCCATCACCAACACCCACAGCGTGGGCACGGTGCGCGATGCGCTGATCGCAGCCGAGCATGCCGAGCTGGCGGACCCGTCCATCTACTGGTGCATGCCGGTGGTGATGGAAACCTATGACGGCCTGCTCAACGACATCTGGGGCCAGCACGTCGGCGCCGAGCAGGTGCGCGAGGCGCTGGCGCAGGTCGAGTCCGGCCCGGTGCGCGAAGGCCCGGTGGGCGGCGGCACGGGGATGATCTGCCACGAGTTCAAGGGCGGCATCGGCACCGCGTCGCGCAAGCTGCCGGCGCAGCAGGGCGGCTGGACCGTGGGGGCGCTGGTGCAGGCCAACCACGGCCAGCGTCGCGAGCTGCGGGTGGACGGTTATCCGGTCGGCCGTCACCTCGGTGATCTGCCGTCACCTTTTGCCGAGCAGGGCACGCCGGGCATGGGCTCCATCGTGGTGATCCTCGCCACCGACGCGCCGCTGTTGCCGCACCAGTGCCAGCGCCTGGCCCAGCGTGCGTCGCTGGGGATCGCTCGCACAGGCGGCGGGACCGACGATTCCAGCGGCGACATCTTCCTCGCCTTCGCCACCGGCAACCACGACCTGCCGCCGGCGGACTACGGGCGCAAGGATCTGCCGCTCGCCACGGCGCTGCAGATGGTCAACAACGACCACATCTCGCCGCTGTTCGCCGCCGCCGCCGAGGCGGTGGAGGAGGCCATCGTCAACGTGCTGCTGGCCGGCAAGGACATGCGCACCGACGACGGCGTGCTGGTGCCGGCGTTGACCGAAGAGCGCCTGCTGGCGGCATTGCGTGAAGCCGGCTGGAGGGGATGACGCGGGGCTTGGGCGGGTTGTAGGAGCGAGCTTGCTCGCGAACGGCTTTTCCGGCGGCTCAGGAGCTGGGCGGGTTCGCGAGCAAGCTCGCTCCTACAAGTTGACTCTGTGCCATGAAAAAAGCCGGAGCTGCTGGGCAGCTCCGGCTTCATCGTTGGTGTAGGAGCGGACTTCGTCCGCGATTGGTCTGCATCGCGCCGGAAACCATCGCGGACGGAGTCCGCTCCTACGCCCAACCTGGAGTCAGTTCGGCGTGTAGATCTGGTCGAACACGCCGCCGTCGGCGAAGTGGGTCTTCTGCACGGTGCGCCAGTCACCGAAGGTCTTCACCACGGAGAAGAAGTCCACCTTCGGGAAACGGTCGGAGAACTTGGCCAGCACCTCCGGGTTGCGCGGGCGCAGGTAGTTGTTGGCGGCGATGGTCTGGCCTTCGTCGGACCACAGGTACTTCAGGTAGGCCTCGGCTTCGGCGCGGGTGCCTTTCTTGTCGACCACCTTGTCGACCACCGCCACTGGCGGCTCGGCTTCGGCGGAAACGCTCGGGTAGACCACCTCGAAACCGCCACGGCCGAACTCGCGGGCGATCATCTCGGCTTCGTTCTCGAAGGTCACCAGCACGTCGCCGATCTGGTTCTGCATGAAGGTGGTGGTCGCCGCGCGGCCGCCGGTATCCAGCACCGGGACGTTCTTGAACAGCTGGCCGACGAAGGTCTTGGCCTTGGCTTCATCCGCGCCATGCTTCTGCGCGTAGCCCCAGGCGGAGAGGTAGGTGTAGCGGCCGTTGCCCGAGGTCTTCGGGTTCGGCACCACCACCTGCACGCCCGGTTTCACCAGGTCGTCCCAGTCCTTCAGGCCCTTGGGGTTGCCCTTGCGCACGATGAATACGGTGGCCGAGGTGAAGGGCGCGCTGTTGTTCGGCAGACGGGTCGCCCAGTCCTTGGGCACCAGGGCGCCGTTGTCGGCTAGGGCGTCGATGTCGGTGGCCTGGTTCATGGTGATGACGTCGGCCGGCAGGCCGTCGATGACCGCGCGAGCCTGTTTGCTGGAACCGCCGTGGGACATCTGGATGGTGATCTTCTCGCCTTTCTCGGCCTCCCAGTGCTTCTGGAAGGCGGCGTTGTAGTCCTTGTAGAAGTCGCGCATCACGTCGTAGGAGACGTTGAGCAGGGGCTGGGCGGCCTGGGCGGCGGAGGCCAGGGCAAGGCCGGCGGCCAGCAGCGAGGCGCTGAACAGACGTTTCACGAGCAGTTCCTTTTGGCAGTGTTGTTGGGTGTCGATTATGCCGACAGGTTATATAGCACTTAAATACTTAAAGGCTATTTGCTTATGCGGGGGCCAGGGTCTGCAGTTCCCCTTCGAGGTTGGCCCGCGCAGGGGCCTCCCAGTCGCGCCGCAGCGTTGGCGTCTGGTAGAGCGGCGCCTGGTCGAGCAGCTGGCGCAGCACCTTCGCCCGTCCCGCGTTGAACAACGCGTCCGGAACCCAGGCATATTCGCGGCGCACGGCGGCCTGGTACTGCGCATACACCGGTGGGGCGCTGGCCAGGATCGACAGGTCGATATCCGCCACCAGCGCGGCATCGCCGGCAAGGTCGCCGGCCTGGTGACAGGTCGCCATGATCAGCGCGTGCAGCACCTCGCCATGCCGGGCCAGACCCCGCTCGGCGAGCCAGCCACAGGCCAGCGCCGCACTGGCGGCCTCGTTGTCGTGGCGCCGGGTGTCGTAGATCACGTCGTGCAGCCACAACGCCAGTTCCACCTGTGCCGGCTGGTCGGCCAGCTCGCGCAGGCGGTCGAAGTGCGCCAGGCAGGCGAGGATGTGCGGCGCGCCGTGGTAATGCCGGTCGCTGCCGCCGTAGTGACGCTCCAGCTCGGCAAAGCTGCCCGGAGGCGCCGTGCCGCCGAGCTGGCGCCAGAGCGATGCCCAGCGCAACGGGTCAAGTGCGCTCATCGGTGCTCCAACAGGGGAAAGGGTTGCCCGGCAGCCTAGCAGGCCTGCCGGGCGTTGACTGCCCTGGCCGTCAGTCCAGCCCGGTGACGTCCAGTTCCTTGGGATACTCGACGCTGAACTTGAAGGTGGTGCTGCGTTTCTCGCCCGGTTTCAGCTGCCAGTCCCACCGCAGCTTGCCGTCGTCCTCGCGGGTGGCTGCCTGGTCTTCGGGCTCCAGCAGGGCGACCTTGATCTGTTCGTTGCGCGACACCGGCAACTGGTCCTTGAACTGCAGGCGCTGCTCGGTCTTGTGGTTGTTCTGCGCCTCGATGCGGAACTCGTAGGTGATGCGCTTGCGCCCGCCGGTGAGGCCGGTGTAGTCGGTGTAGCGGTTGACCAGCTTGCGCTTGATGGCCATGGCTTCGTCGCCGCCCAGGGCCAGCTCGAAGGTCTCGCCCGGCATCACCGCGCGCAGCTGGCCGCTGGCGACGAAGGTGTTGCCCAGGTAGGTGTTGAGGGTGCCGGGCAGCAGCGGATAGTCGCTGGCGTTGCGGGTGTCGGCCTGCAGGTAGGCGGCTTCGCGCAGCGATGGCGTGGCCAGGTAGCGGAAGGTCGCCGGCAGCTTGAACTGGGCAATGGCGACCTTCTGCGAGCTGCCGTCGCTGTTGAGCGTGGCGCGGGTCGGGATGTGGAAGGAAGCGCTGGTGGTGGCGCCGCTGACGTCAGCCACGGCGACGGGCATGTCCGACATTTCCGCCAGGGCGCCGGCGGCGGCCTGTTCGTCGGCGGCGAAGCGCTGCGCCTTCTTCGCCTCCAGCGCCATCATCGGCGCGGCGGGGGCCGGCGCGGGGCGCGGGACCATGACCGTGCGCGGGTCGAAGGTGTCGACGAACCATGGCGAGAGCGCCGGCACGCTGCTGCCCAGGTTCGGGCGGGCGGTGGACAGGGTGAGGTCGACGTCGGTCCAGTCCTCGCCGCTGCTCTGCCGGACGATGCCCTGATAGGTCATCTCGATCTGCTCTTCGCCATCGCGCAGGCGCGCATCGTAGGCCGGCCGCCAGGAGGCGTCGTAGAGCGTGTAGCTCAGTTGCACGCGCACTTGCGCGGGCTTCTCCAGCGCCACGCGAAGGATCGCGCGCTTGTAGTGGGTGCCGTCGCCGGCGAGGTGGCTGCGCTGGTTTTCCAGCTCCTGCCTGCGTTGCTGCAGTGCTTCGCTTTGCTGGTCGAGCTGGCGCTGTTCGTCGAGGAGGCGGCCCAGGTTGCTTTCGCTCATCTGCAGCAGGTTCTTCAGCTCCTCGATGCTCGGCAGCGCCTGGTTCTTCCCTGGCTTGGTGCTGCTGGCCTGGATGTCGGCGAGGAACTGCTTCTGGTTCGCCAGCACGCTGCCGCGGTCGCTGATCTCGCGTTCCTGCCGCTCGATCTCCCGCAACTGCGCGTCGAGCTGTTGCAGGCGGTTGTCCTCCGACGGTGGCGACACCTGGGGCGCGCTGCTGACGTCGAGCAGGGTGGCGGCGGCGCTGGCGGCGAGCGAGGCCTGCAGGCTGTTGTCATCGATGCGCTGGGGCAACTGCTCGAGGGCAATTTCGTGCTGGCCAGCGGGCAATTGCAGGGTGGCGGTGCGGGTGACGATGGCGCGGTCGGTATAGACGGTGACGGCGCTGATGCGGCTGTCGGCTACCTGCGGAGCGGCCAGCAGCGCCGTACTGAACGATGCAGCGGCCATGGCCAGGATCAGAGGGTGGAATCGAAAGGGCATGTGCTCACCTCGGCAAGGCCGTTCCCTGGAAGGCGGCCGGCACTGCGGAACGCCACCATGGCGTCCGTCCATGCTGCGTGTGACGAAGGCGGTGGGCGAAACGGGTTGAGCGGGGGAGGCGCGGATCGGCGGCGGCCGACGAGCGGCGGGCCGAGGGAGGGATGCCGGGGCGTCATTCGCCCCGGCAGGAGCATCAGGCGCGTTCGCCTGCCGGCGGGGCGTCCACGTCGCCTTCGGCGAGGCATGCCGCGGCGGTGAAGAGCACGTCGGTGGAGGAGTTCAGCGCGGTCTCGGCGGAGTCCTGGAGGATGCCGATGATGAAGCCGACCGCTACCACCTGCATCGCCACTTCGCTGGAGATACCGAACAGGCCGCAGGCCAGCGGGATCAGCAGCAGCGAGCCGCCGGCCAAGCCGGAGGCGCCGCAGGCGCAGATCGAGGCCACCACGCTGAGCAGGATGGCGGTGGGCAGGTCCACGGCGATGCCGAGGGTGTGCACCGCCGCCAGGGTCAGCACGCTGATGGTGATCGCGGCGCCGGCCATGTTGATGGTGGCGCCCAGCGGGATCGACACCGAGTAGGTGTCCTCGTGCAGGCCCAGGCGTTCGCACAGCTGCAGGTTGACCGGGATGTTGGCCGCCGAGCTGCGGGTGAAGAAGGCGGTGATGCCGCTTTCGCGCAGGCACATCAGCACCAGCGGGTACGGGTTGCGGCGAATCTTGGCGAAGACGATCAACGGGTTGACCACCAGCGCCACGAAGAGCATGCAGCCCAGCAGCACGGCCAGCAGGTGCAGGTAGCCGATCAGCGCATCGAAGCCGGATTCGGCGATGGTGCCGGCCACCAGGCCGAAGATGCCCAGCGGGGCGAAGGCGATTACCACGCGGACGATCAGGGTGACGCCACCGGCCAGGTCGTCGAGCAGGTCGCGGGTGCTCTGGCGCGCGTGGCGCAGGGCGACGCCCAAGCCGATGGCCCAGGCCAGGATGGCGATGAAATCGGCCTCCAGCAGCGCCTTCACCGGGTTGGTGGTGACGCTGAACAGCAGCGAGCGCAGCACTTCGCCGATGCCGCCGGGCGGCGCCAGTTCGCTGGTCGGCGCGCTCAGCACCAGGGTCGAGGGGAAGGCGAAGCTGGCCATCACCGCGATCACCGCCGCCGAGAAGGTGCCGATCAGGTAGAGCACGAGGATCGGCCGGATGTGCGTGCGCTGGCCCTGCTTGTGGTTGGCGATGGAGGCCATCACCAGCACCAGCACGAGCACCGGCGCCACGGCTTTCAGGGCGGAAATGAACAGCTTGCCGAGCAGGCCGACCGCTGCTGCGCCTTGCGGCCAGAGCAGGGCGAGGGCGATGCCGCAGAGCATGCCGATGAAGATTCGCAGGACCAGGCTGGTGCCCTTGAGTCGCTGCACAAGAGTGGGAGT from Pseudomonas sp. GCEP-101 includes these protein-coding regions:
- a CDS encoding HD domain-containing protein; translation: MSALDPLRWASLWRQLGGTAPPGSFAELERHYGGSDRHYHGAPHILACLAHFDRLRELADQPAQVELALWLHDVIYDTRRHDNEAASAALACGWLAERGLARHGEVLHALIMATCHQAGDLAGDAALVADIDLSILASAPPVYAQYQAAVRREYAWVPDALFNAGRAKVLRQLLDQAPLYQTPTLRRDWEAPARANLEGELQTLAPA
- a CDS encoding DmpA family aminopeptidase, which translates into the protein MRARQLGITLGLGTPGEFNAITDVPGVRVGHSTLIGERDGRAVRTGVTVVQPRAGAARRQPCFAGCHVLNGNGDATGLEWIREAGLLTTPIAITNTHSVGTVRDALIAAEHAELADPSIYWCMPVVMETYDGLLNDIWGQHVGAEQVREALAQVESGPVREGPVGGGTGMICHEFKGGIGTASRKLPAQQGGWTVGALVQANHGQRRELRVDGYPVGRHLGDLPSPFAEQGTPGMGSIVVILATDAPLLPHQCQRLAQRASLGIARTGGGTDDSSGDIFLAFATGNHDLPPADYGRKDLPLATALQMVNNDHISPLFAAAAEAVEEAIVNVLLAGKDMRTDDGVLVPALTEERLLAALREAGWRG
- a CDS encoding sulfate ABC transporter substrate-binding protein — translated: MKRLFSASLLAAGLALASAAQAAQPLLNVSYDVMRDFYKDYNAAFQKHWEAEKGEKITIQMSHGGSSKQARAVIDGLPADVITMNQATDIDALADNGALVPKDWATRLPNNSAPFTSATVFIVRKGNPKGLKDWDDLVKPGVQVVVPNPKTSGNGRYTYLSAWGYAQKHGADEAKAKTFVGQLFKNVPVLDTGGRAATTTFMQNQIGDVLVTFENEAEMIAREFGRGGFEVVYPSVSAEAEPPVAVVDKVVDKKGTRAEAEAYLKYLWSDEGQTIAANNYLRPRNPEVLAKFSDRFPKVDFFSVVKTFGDWRTVQKTHFADGGVFDQIYTPN
- a CDS encoding APC family permease codes for the protein MSASPAPASALKPSLGVLDVVAITVSAVTPASSVFVIAPFAVQQAGSGAFLAFVFAGFLALMFAWCYAELGRAHSSAGGEYVYAKRVFGGLAGYATFLTVLVSLLFIPPVLATGAATYLNNALGTRFDTQTVALVIVAASYVLGILNIRVNAWITGVFLLCEVAALLVIVVLGFGHVSQPLNVLLQPQHIDGGILAAAPWALVIGAVGTALFSYNGFGGAVLLAEDMKCGGRNVHRAVIWSLLLVVAIEIVPLTALLLGAPSLKDMIASPDPVGYLLTAHGNETLSRLVSAGIFLSVFNAIVAIVIQVGRVIFSSGRDELWTPLMNRAFTRIHPRWESPWIATLFLGVPSAALSFSSNLAELTSFTVLLLVMVYLVVALCALFSRVLRRDREHPYRMPLWPLPAMLAVLGAGYLLLNLLLDASSRDVMIIVGILAVSVILYSTYGKLSPAFQKL
- the sstT gene encoding serine/threonine transporter SstT, coding for MTLPTPTLVQRLKGTSLVLRIFIGMLCGIALALLWPQGAAAVGLLGKLFISALKAVAPVLVLVLVMASIANHKQGQRTHIRPILVLYLIGTFSAAVIAVMASFAFPSTLVLSAPTSELAPPGGIGEVLRSLLFSVTTNPVKALLEADFIAILAWAIGLGVALRHARQSTRDLLDDLAGGVTLIVRVVIAFAPLGIFGLVAGTIAESGFDALIGYLHLLAVLLGCMLFVALVVNPLIVFAKIRRNPYPLVLMCLRESGITAFFTRSSAANIPVNLQLCERLGLHEDTYSVSIPLGATINMAGAAITISVLTLAAVHTLGIAVDLPTAILLSVVASICACGASGLAGGSLLLIPLACGLFGISSEVAMQVVAVGFIIGILQDSAETALNSSTDVLFTAAACLAEGDVDAPPAGERA
- a CDS encoding mucoidy inhibitor MuiA family protein; the encoded protein is MPFRFHPLILAMAAASFSTALLAAPQVADSRISAVTVYTDRAIVTRTATLQLPAGQHEIALEQLPQRIDDNSLQASLAASAAATLLDVSSAPQVSPPSEDNRLQQLDAQLREIERQEREISDRGSVLANQKQFLADIQASSTKPGKNQALPSIEELKNLLQMSESNLGRLLDEQRQLDQQSEALQQRRQELENQRSHLAGDGTHYKRAILRVALEKPAQVRVQLSYTLYDASWRPAYDARLRDGEEQIEMTYQGIVRQSSGEDWTDVDLTLSTARPNLGSSVPALSPWFVDTFDPRTVMVPRPAPAPAAPMMALEAKKAQRFAADEQAAAGALAEMSDMPVAVADVSGATTSASFHIPTRATLNSDGSSQKVAIAQFKLPATFRYLATPSLREAAYLQADTRNASDYPLLPGTLNTYLGNTFVASGQLRAVMPGETFELALGGDEAMAIKRKLVNRYTDYTGLTGGRKRITYEFRIEAQNNHKTEQRLQFKDQLPVSRNEQIKVALLEPEDQAATREDDGKLRWDWQLKPGEKRSTTFKFSVEYPKELDVTGLD
- a CDS encoding helix-turn-helix transcriptional regulator, with product MHNLFREVGMHANLGRAIEQIGQPRFWKQLVLLLHQWLPFDNALAMFYPASGTPVALEEYDAEPTAGPAAMAIYLDGLYQLDPFYQACREGVPSGLYRLEEISPDQFRQSEYFLSYFHDNVLEDEVQFILQLPGQGALSLSLGMRRPFDGEQTGLLAMLCPWVLALMRQHWQQHSQRLLPGVSDGVAVQVRDALSHFGAGVLSERELEIARLILRGYSSKAMAERLAISPETIKVHRRHLYNKLDISSQPELFSLFLQSLGHDPENP